The following coding sequences lie in one Sphaerochaeta sp. genomic window:
- a CDS encoding DUF1893 domain-containing protein, producing MNTPSFRDPNPSGITLSAWQEGGMVWSSQGHWLLPLFELERFISRHQLDPQTLSIHDTIQGKAAAALCLYLGLGEIAVDLISDGALRLYQVHGKTVTYQRRTERIQCATEGMITDAMDVKDAYLLLRRKAGLNHGQPLSLGPLQVPDIPHPVSFHLMAGEQALFRYSTEQARESLRTQFLQHGVPVTEHMLPKGFTVSQAVSPLKEAAELALRRLGCYALASKATETLTPGEEAFVLLAKAIAANPPSLVLDDPLKGLSPDEQRRYLTSLSSWANTEAPTLLLLASQPVAGWQSCGVSG from the coding sequence ATGAACACCCCATCCTTCCGCGATCCCAATCCCTCGGGAATAACGCTTTCCGCATGGCAGGAAGGTGGCATGGTCTGGAGCAGCCAGGGACATTGGCTGCTTCCCCTCTTTGAACTGGAGCGTTTCATTTCCCGCCACCAGCTCGATCCCCAGACCTTGTCCATCCACGACACCATCCAGGGCAAGGCGGCCGCCGCGCTCTGCCTGTATCTCGGTCTGGGGGAGATCGCCGTGGATCTGATCAGCGACGGGGCGCTCCGGCTGTACCAGGTGCATGGGAAAACGGTGACCTACCAGAGGCGTACCGAACGGATCCAATGTGCCACCGAGGGGATGATCACCGATGCGATGGACGTCAAGGACGCCTATCTGCTGCTTCGCCGCAAGGCAGGCCTGAACCATGGACAGCCTCTTTCCCTTGGTCCGCTCCAGGTACCGGATATTCCCCATCCGGTTTCGTTCCACCTGATGGCTGGGGAGCAGGCCTTGTTCCGGTATTCCACCGAGCAGGCCAGGGAATCCCTTCGCACGCAGTTCCTGCAACATGGCGTGCCAGTAACGGAACACATGCTCCCCAAAGGTTTCACCGTGTCCCAGGCGGTCTCACCGCTCAAGGAAGCGGCAGAACTGGCTCTCCGGCGACTGGGATGTTATGCTTTGGCTTCCAAGGCCACGGAGACGCTCACCCCCGGGGAAGAGGCGTTTGTTTTGCTTGCCAAGGCCATCGCGGCCAATCCTCCCAGCCTGGTGCTGGATGATCCCTTGAAGGGCCTTTCCCCGGACGAACAGCGGCGGTATCTCACCTCTCTTTCCTCCTGGGCGAACACGGAAGCGCCGACGCTTTTGCTGCTTGCTTCCCAACCGGTCGCAGGTTGGCAGAGCTGTGGTGTGAGTGGTTGA
- a CDS encoding aldo/keto reductase: MARTNLGFGLMRLPCTDSSDPTSIDLELFSRMADRFLQQGYTYFDTAYPYHNGKSEEAFREAVVKRHPRDRFTITDKMPVWLVKSPEDYARLFHEQLQRCGVSFFDYYWLHALNASRYEEAKRLGGFDFLRSLRTEGKARHIGFSFHDKADVLERILTEQPDVEYVQLQINYMDWEDATVQAEACYETARSHGKQVIIMEPIKGGCLATIPQKAEAILRAVHPQWSNVQWALAFVASLSGVHAILSGMSDLEQVEENTSLCSDLPLLGAEEQQALQKAREIIKDSIAITCTACGYCKAGCPKKIDIPLVFNLYNNLAQYGMSPGLMRRFRNNVKEEERPSACIRCRQCERACPQHLPITTALADAAKAFEG, from the coding sequence ATGGCACGAACGAACCTTGGATTTGGATTGATGCGTCTTCCCTGTACGGATTCCTCGGATCCCACCAGCATTGACCTGGAACTGTTCTCCCGAATGGCCGACCGGTTCCTCCAGCAGGGGTACACTTATTTTGACACGGCCTATCCCTATCACAACGGGAAAAGCGAGGAAGCGTTCCGGGAAGCGGTGGTGAAGCGCCATCCCCGGGATCGGTTCACCATCACGGACAAGATGCCCGTCTGGCTGGTGAAATCCCCGGAAGACTACGCCAGGCTGTTCCATGAACAGTTGCAGCGGTGCGGCGTCTCGTTCTTCGATTACTACTGGCTCCACGCGTTGAACGCGTCCCGGTACGAGGAAGCCAAACGCCTGGGAGGATTTGATTTCCTCCGCTCCCTCCGCACCGAGGGAAAGGCAAGACACATCGGATTCTCGTTCCACGACAAAGCGGATGTGTTGGAACGGATCCTCACCGAACAACCGGATGTGGAATACGTGCAGCTGCAGATCAACTACATGGATTGGGAGGATGCCACCGTCCAGGCAGAGGCGTGCTACGAGACGGCGCGTTCCCATGGCAAGCAGGTGATCATCATGGAGCCGATCAAGGGCGGATGCCTGGCCACCATTCCCCAAAAGGCCGAGGCGATCCTCCGCGCCGTCCATCCCCAGTGGTCCAACGTCCAGTGGGCGTTGGCGTTCGTCGCCTCGCTTTCCGGCGTCCACGCCATTCTCTCCGGCATGAGCGATCTGGAGCAGGTAGAAGAGAACACCTCCCTCTGTTCCGACCTTCCCCTTCTGGGAGCGGAAGAACAACAGGCACTCCAAAAAGCCCGGGAAATCATCAAGGATTCCATCGCCATCACCTGCACCGCCTGCGGGTACTGCAAGGCGGGTTGTCCGAAGAAGATTGACATTCCTTTGGTATTCAACCTGTACAACAACCTGGCCCAGTACGGAATGAGCCCGGGCTTGATGCGAAGGTTCCGGAACAACGTCAAAGAGGAAGAACGTCCGTCGGCATGCATCAGATGCCGTCAGTGCGAACGGGCCTGTCCCCAGCACCTTCCCATCACCACGGCGCTGGCCGACGCGGCCAAGGCGTTCGAAGGATGA
- a CDS encoding M28 family metallopeptidase — MAFDLFHPMKKRKQKPDLVPDSDETVRKIKDVETLKSGKLARLAIQLAGHLVETFGPRPSCGQACQDTAEALEKEYQPFCDEVHGEDEELKPEAMHLPLRVLPYLYPVLLVLLWVGLPLTATLLSVAFVLLSFSQSFRYRPVLERWVKPKKGRNVWASINPSGPVRHTIIFSGHHDSAPLTRFSKDDKWQYAKSVLLPVGLCLLLAIQAVVQTLTELFSGRILSLNLPPAGLIILLALLTAGLPLVFRLRKFFTGEFSPGAGDNLVSSALTVELARYVDWKKRCGQPLSATRVVFASFDGEEDGLLGSRAWFFHHKDLLEGDVVMLNFDCLYYADRLMFLEKDINGLQPLSSKLARRMVGLAKEMGYPAKSGSIPFLAGGTDAAEGARAGIQACTLVAVGWGDRSHAEVYHTSEDTVDHIEEKAVEEAVSLGIKLVELVDEDRLFSEGEEKKKPEPEPQTTPTLRFKRSV; from the coding sequence ATGGCGTTTGATTTGTTCCATCCGATGAAAAAGCGAAAACAGAAGCCTGATCTTGTCCCGGACAGCGATGAGACCGTCCGGAAGATCAAAGACGTGGAGACGCTCAAGTCAGGCAAGCTCGCACGGCTTGCCATCCAGCTTGCCGGACACCTGGTCGAAACCTTCGGCCCCCGGCCTTCGTGCGGCCAGGCATGCCAGGACACGGCGGAGGCGTTGGAGAAGGAGTACCAGCCGTTCTGCGACGAAGTCCACGGCGAAGACGAAGAGCTGAAGCCAGAGGCGATGCATCTGCCTCTTCGGGTGCTTCCCTACCTGTATCCGGTACTGCTGGTCCTGCTCTGGGTCGGCCTTCCCCTGACGGCGACGTTGCTTTCCGTCGCCTTCGTGCTTTTGTCGTTTTCCCAATCGTTCCGCTATCGTCCCGTACTGGAGCGGTGGGTCAAACCCAAGAAAGGGCGCAACGTATGGGCGTCCATCAACCCATCCGGACCGGTCAGGCATACCATCATCTTTTCCGGACATCATGACAGCGCGCCGCTGACCCGTTTCTCCAAGGACGACAAGTGGCAGTACGCCAAGAGCGTGCTGCTCCCCGTCGGACTCTGCCTGCTTCTTGCCATCCAGGCGGTGGTTCAGACGCTCACCGAACTGTTTTCCGGCCGGATTCTCTCACTGAATCTTCCTCCCGCCGGGTTGATCATTCTCCTTGCCCTGCTCACCGCCGGTCTTCCGTTGGTCTTTCGCCTGCGGAAATTCTTCACCGGTGAGTTCTCCCCGGGAGCGGGGGACAACCTGGTCTCCAGTGCGCTTACCGTGGAGCTGGCCCGCTATGTTGACTGGAAGAAACGGTGTGGACAACCACTTTCCGCGACCCGGGTGGTCTTCGCCTCGTTCGATGGCGAGGAGGATGGCCTGTTGGGCAGCCGCGCCTGGTTTTTCCATCACAAGGATCTCCTGGAAGGGGACGTGGTGATGCTGAACTTCGACTGCCTGTACTATGCTGACCGCCTGATGTTCCTGGAGAAGGACATCAACGGACTGCAGCCGTTGTCCTCGAAGCTGGCCCGCCGGATGGTGGGGTTGGCCAAAGAGATGGGATATCCTGCCAAAAGCGGTTCCATTCCGTTCCTTGCCGGAGGTACCGATGCCGCTGAAGGCGCCCGGGCCGGCATCCAGGCTTGTACGCTGGTCGCCGTAGGCTGGGGGGATCGTTCCCACGCCGAGGTGTACCATACCAGTGAGGATACGGTGGACCACATCGAGGAGAAGGCGGTGGAGGAAGCGGTTTCGCTGGGCATCAAGCTGGTCGAACTGGTGGATGAGGACCGGCTGTTCTCTGAAGGGGAGGAGAAGAAAAAACCGGAGCCAGAGCCCCAGACGACGCCGACGCTCCGCTTCAAGCGTTCGGTGTGA
- a CDS encoding YigZ family protein produces MRILTNEPSTSIEVKRSRFIAIARRCPSLEEAKRLVAETKTQYADATHVVHAAVIGKAGTLFSSSDDREPKNTAGRPVLEVVKGSGITDICVLVVRYFGGTLLGTGGLVQAYGDAAKAVLALCQTEELVEKASFRIVLSYGQYDLAQKLLQEYGGTVTDTAFTTDVTITGTIARTQAALLQERITDTTGGQATVEITPNA; encoded by the coding sequence ATGCGGATCCTGACCAATGAACCTTCCACATCCATCGAAGTGAAACGTTCCCGGTTCATCGCCATCGCGCGGCGCTGTCCGTCCTTGGAAGAGGCCAAGCGATTGGTCGCCGAAACCAAGACCCAGTATGCCGACGCCACCCACGTAGTCCATGCCGCGGTGATCGGCAAAGCGGGGACGCTGTTCTCCTCCAGCGACGACCGGGAACCGAAAAACACCGCAGGACGCCCGGTGCTGGAAGTGGTCAAAGGCTCGGGGATCACCGATATCTGCGTGCTGGTCGTCCGGTATTTCGGAGGAACCCTCCTGGGAACCGGAGGTTTGGTCCAGGCGTACGGAGACGCGGCCAAGGCGGTGCTCGCCCTGTGCCAGACGGAGGAGCTGGTGGAGAAAGCCTCCTTCCGCATCGTCCTTTCCTACGGCCAGTATGACCTTGCCCAAAAGCTGCTCCAGGAATACGGCGGTACCGTCACCGACACGGCATTCACCACCGATGTGACCATCACCGGCACCATTGCCCGCACGCAGGCCGCATTGCTTCAGGAACGCATCACGGACACCACCGGGGGACAAGCGACGGTGGAGATCACACCGAACGCTTGA